A window from Engraulis encrasicolus isolate BLACKSEA-1 chromosome 11, IST_EnEncr_1.0, whole genome shotgun sequence encodes these proteins:
- the cast gene encoding calpastatin isoform X3 — MGQIISWFRGPPTRDGQTLQDVAVEEQSQHRQATSAAPAPVKHAQFEAGAKATASPATSAGAGAGRGAVPAATQKGSPKPMAETKLVTPSPAAPKGSPKDVPKTSASSTATSTAGAVKATDPAKAKTTPAQDTLKSSAITSSTSHTAKAGAKGGVSTDTKAKDTKPADTKVQREVGPPKSQAKAPALDIDPLDALAGTLPDESLRPTAPVYTGPEVTEAGLTTEEGVLVGERDDTLPEGYRKADLEKKAPAAKPEPKPTQKPLSTDAALDSLSAGFMSSAPPAPKKTETKVEDVAAIDALSAGFSNFAPPPPASTKSPAPPADKKAKVDKVSDDFSLMAGLSAPAPAPAPVLAPAGPKDASISLDALSALEDMLPTAEPVPESPKLRPEDIVTEEKTKKEKGVICGERDDTLPPDYRFTEEDLMKYPAPKPEPSMDPSDALDLLSGDFMTSSAAPAVQAPVITPSAPPQPPKVDDLSALDALAGDFVAAPAVAPAKISAPAPPPAAVRPATEGGMSLDALSALEDMLPTAEPVPESPKLRPEDIVTEDKTNKEKAVLCGERDDSLPPDYRFTEEDLKKYPAPKPEPSMDPSDALDLLSGDFMTSSAAPAVQAPVITPSAPPQPAASDFALDALAGDFVAPAVAPAAVQSSVCSAAERQLSSGTCDALDALSDTLMDTTPAPQPVPVAPKDIVKERTIEEEKLIKMGERDDTLPPEYRPSEDDLKAVPAVQPDVRPKQKSMDDTSALDLLSSDFSSSPIVPAVVPAAPVESSSLAPAPAPVLDALADSLIPQAVAEVKPKSKVSQGDTHITPEQESIEVNRSGKSKSKSKKHAAEDSSALDLLSDQLTTDVVSTSSTKKGGKR; from the exons tctcagCACAGACAGGCCACCTCAGCTGCACCAGCCCCAGTGAAGCATGCCCAATTTGAG GCTGGAGCGAAGGCGACCGCATCGCCCGCCAcctcagcaggagcaggagcaggacgtGGAGCGGTCCCTGCCGCCACACAGAAAGGCTCCCCCAAACCCATGGCGGAG ACGAAACTTGTGACTCCCAGTCCAGCAGCACCCAAGGGTTCCCCTAAAGATGTCCCAAAG ACGTCAGCAAGCTCCACAGCAACCTCCACTGCAGGGGCAGTGAAAGCTACAGACCCCGCGAAAGCCAAGACCACCCCAGCACAAGACACACTCAAG AGTTCTGCCATCACTTCAAGCACATCCCACACAGCTAAGGCGGGTGCTAAGGGTGGTGTGTCTACCGACACTAAAGCAAAGGACACTAAGCCAGCAGACACCAAG gTGCAGAGGGAGGTGGGCCCACCTAAATCACAAGCCAAGGCTCCG gcccTTGATATTGATCCATTAGATGCCCTGGCTGGTACTTTGCCTGATGAGTCTTTGAGACCCACCGCTCCCGTGTACACTGGGCCAGAAGTCACCGAG gctggATTAACGACAGAGGAGGGTGTgttagtgggggagagagatgacacACTTCCAGAGGGATACAGAAAAGCGGACCTG gAAAAGAAGGCACCAGCTGCCAAGCCAGAGCCAAAGCCCACACAG AAGCCCCTGAGCACAGACGCAGCCTTGGATTCACTGTCTGCAGGCTTCATGTCCTCCGCTCCCCCCGCACCAAAGAAGACAGAGACA AAAGTTGAGGATGTAGCAGCTATTGATGCCTTGTCAGCCGGTTTCTCAAACTTCGCACCACCACCCCCTGCTTCCACAAAG TCTCCTGCCCCTCCTGCTGATAAGAAAGCCAAAGTGGACAAG GTATCTGATGACTTCTCCCTGATGGCAGGACTGAgtgcccctgctcctgctcctgcccctgTGCTCGCCCCTGCCGGCCCCAAG GATGCCTCCATATCTCTGGATGCCCTGAGTGCCTTAGAGGACATGCTCCCAACAGCAGAGCCAGTGCCAGAGTCCCCCAAACTCAGACCTGAGGACATTGTAACG gaggagaagacaaagaaagagaagggtgtgatttgtggagagagagatgacacacTGCCCCCCGACTATCGCTTTACAGAGGAGGACCTCATGAAATACCCAGCCCCTAAGCCtgag CCCTCCATGGACCCGTCTGATGCTCTGGACCTGCTGTCTGGTGACTTCATGACATCCAGCGCTGCTCCTGCTGTCCAGGCCCCCGTCATCACCCCCTCTGCTCCCCCACAACCG cCTAAAGTTGATGATCTGTCTGCACTGGATGCTCTGGCTGGAGACTTTGTTGCTGCTCCTGCCGTTGCTCCTGCTAAG AtctctgcccctgcccctccccCAGCTGCCGTCAGACCTGCCACTGAAGgg gGTATGTCTCTGGATGCCCTGAGTGCCTTAGAGGACATGCTCCCCACAGCAGAGCCAGTGCCAGAGTCCCCCAAACTCAGACCTGAGGACATTGTAACG gaggaCAAGACGAATAAAGAGAAGGCTGTgctatgtggagagagagacgactCGCTGCCCCCTGACTACCGCTTTACAGAGGAGGATCTCAAGAAATACCCAGCCCCTAAGCCTGAG CCCTCCATGGACCCGTCTGATGCTCTGGACCTGCTGTCTGGTGACTTCATGACATCCAGTGCTGCTCCTGCTGTCCAGGCCCCCGTCATCACCCCCTCTGCTCCCCCACAACCG GCTGCATCTGACTTTGCCCTGGACGCGCTTGCTGGAGATTTCGTTGCTCCTGCTGTGGCTCCTGCAGCTGTTCAGTCCTCTGTGTGTTCAGCAGCTgagagacag tTGTCATCAGGGACGTGCGATGCTCTGGATGCCCTCTCAGATACGCTGATGGACACGACACCAGCTCCCCAGCCTGTCCCTGTAGCACCCAAAGACATCGTCAAG GAGAGGACCATTGAGGAGGAGAAGCTCATCAAGATGGGAGAAAGAGACGACACTCTGCCCCCAGAATACAGGCCAAGCGAGGACGACCTGAAG GCGGTACCTGCAGTCCAGCCCGATGTCAGGCCCAAACAG AAGTCCATGGATGACACATCAGCTCTGGATCTCCTCTCCAGTgacttctcttcctcccccatcGTCCCTGCTGTGGTGCCTGCAGCCCCCGTGGAGAGCTCTTCTCTC GCTCCGGCACCTGCTCCAGTGCTTGATGCTCTGGCAGACTCTCTGATCCCCCAGGCGGTGGCAGAGGTCAAGCCCAAGTCAAAGGTCAGCCAGGgtgacacacacatcacacctgagcaggagagCATCGAAGTAAAT AGGAGTGGAAAATCCAAATCCAAATCAAAG aaaCACGCAGCAGAGGACTCATCGGCCCTGGATCTCCTTTCTGACCAGCTGACAACAGACGTAGTTTCCACATCCTCCACAAAGAAGGGAGGCAAGAGATAG
- the cast gene encoding calpastatin isoform X16, with product MSQHRQATSAAPAPVKHAQFETSASSTATSTAGAVKATDPAKAKTTPAQDTLKSSAITSSTSHTAKAGAKGGVSTDTKAKDTKPADTKVQREVGPPKSQAKAPALDIDPLDALAGTLPDESLRPTAPVYTGPEVTEAGLTTEEGVLVGERDDTLPEGYRKADLEKKAPAAKPEPKPTQKPLSTDAALDSLSAGFMSSAPPAPKKTETKVEDVAAIDALSAGFSNFAPPPPASTKSPAPPADKKAKVDKVSDDFSLMAGLSAPAPAPAPVLAPAGPKDASISLDALSALEDMLPTAEPVPESPKLRPEDIVTEEKTKKEKGVICGERDDTLPPDYRFTEEDLMKYPAPKPEPSMDPSDALDLLSGDFMTSSAAPAVQAPVITPSAPPQPPKVDDLSALDALAGDFVAAPAVAPAKISAPAPPPAAVRPATEGGMSLDALSALEDMLPTAEPVPESPKLRPEDIVTEDKTNKEKAVLCGERDDSLPPDYRFTEEDLKKYPAPKPEPSMDPSDALDLLSGDFMTSSAAPAVQAPVITPSAPPQPAASDFALDALAGDFVAPAVAPAAVQSSVCSAAERQLSSGTCDALDALSDTLMDTTPAPQPVPVAPKDIVKERTIEEEKLIKMGERDDTLPPEYRPSEDDLKAVPAVQPDVRPKQKSMDDTSALDLLSSDFSSSPIVPAVVPAAPVESSSLAPAPAPVLDALADSLIPQAVAEVKPKSKVSQGDTHITPEQESIEVNRSGKSKSKSKKHAAEDSSALDLLSDQLTTDVVSTSSTKKGGKR from the exons tctcagCACAGACAGGCCACCTCAGCTGCACCAGCCCCAGTGAAGCATGCCCAATTTGAG ACGTCAGCAAGCTCCACAGCAACCTCCACTGCAGGGGCAGTGAAAGCTACAGACCCCGCGAAAGCCAAGACCACCCCAGCACAAGACACACTCAAG AGTTCTGCCATCACTTCAAGCACATCCCACACAGCTAAGGCGGGTGCTAAGGGTGGTGTGTCTACCGACACTAAAGCAAAGGACACTAAGCCAGCAGACACCAAG gTGCAGAGGGAGGTGGGCCCACCTAAATCACAAGCCAAGGCTCCG gcccTTGATATTGATCCATTAGATGCCCTGGCTGGTACTTTGCCTGATGAGTCTTTGAGACCCACCGCTCCCGTGTACACTGGGCCAGAAGTCACCGAG gctggATTAACGACAGAGGAGGGTGTgttagtgggggagagagatgacacACTTCCAGAGGGATACAGAAAAGCGGACCTG gAAAAGAAGGCACCAGCTGCCAAGCCAGAGCCAAAGCCCACACAG AAGCCCCTGAGCACAGACGCAGCCTTGGATTCACTGTCTGCAGGCTTCATGTCCTCCGCTCCCCCCGCACCAAAGAAGACAGAGACA AAAGTTGAGGATGTAGCAGCTATTGATGCCTTGTCAGCCGGTTTCTCAAACTTCGCACCACCACCCCCTGCTTCCACAAAG TCTCCTGCCCCTCCTGCTGATAAGAAAGCCAAAGTGGACAAG GTATCTGATGACTTCTCCCTGATGGCAGGACTGAgtgcccctgctcctgctcctgcccctgTGCTCGCCCCTGCCGGCCCCAAG GATGCCTCCATATCTCTGGATGCCCTGAGTGCCTTAGAGGACATGCTCCCAACAGCAGAGCCAGTGCCAGAGTCCCCCAAACTCAGACCTGAGGACATTGTAACG gaggagaagacaaagaaagagaagggtgtgatttgtggagagagagatgacacacTGCCCCCCGACTATCGCTTTACAGAGGAGGACCTCATGAAATACCCAGCCCCTAAGCCtgag CCCTCCATGGACCCGTCTGATGCTCTGGACCTGCTGTCTGGTGACTTCATGACATCCAGCGCTGCTCCTGCTGTCCAGGCCCCCGTCATCACCCCCTCTGCTCCCCCACAACCG cCTAAAGTTGATGATCTGTCTGCACTGGATGCTCTGGCTGGAGACTTTGTTGCTGCTCCTGCCGTTGCTCCTGCTAAG AtctctgcccctgcccctccccCAGCTGCCGTCAGACCTGCCACTGAAGgg gGTATGTCTCTGGATGCCCTGAGTGCCTTAGAGGACATGCTCCCCACAGCAGAGCCAGTGCCAGAGTCCCCCAAACTCAGACCTGAGGACATTGTAACG gaggaCAAGACGAATAAAGAGAAGGCTGTgctatgtggagagagagacgactCGCTGCCCCCTGACTACCGCTTTACAGAGGAGGATCTCAAGAAATACCCAGCCCCTAAGCCTGAG CCCTCCATGGACCCGTCTGATGCTCTGGACCTGCTGTCTGGTGACTTCATGACATCCAGTGCTGCTCCTGCTGTCCAGGCCCCCGTCATCACCCCCTCTGCTCCCCCACAACCG GCTGCATCTGACTTTGCCCTGGACGCGCTTGCTGGAGATTTCGTTGCTCCTGCTGTGGCTCCTGCAGCTGTTCAGTCCTCTGTGTGTTCAGCAGCTgagagacag tTGTCATCAGGGACGTGCGATGCTCTGGATGCCCTCTCAGATACGCTGATGGACACGACACCAGCTCCCCAGCCTGTCCCTGTAGCACCCAAAGACATCGTCAAG GAGAGGACCATTGAGGAGGAGAAGCTCATCAAGATGGGAGAAAGAGACGACACTCTGCCCCCAGAATACAGGCCAAGCGAGGACGACCTGAAG GCGGTACCTGCAGTCCAGCCCGATGTCAGGCCCAAACAG AAGTCCATGGATGACACATCAGCTCTGGATCTCCTCTCCAGTgacttctcttcctcccccatcGTCCCTGCTGTGGTGCCTGCAGCCCCCGTGGAGAGCTCTTCTCTC GCTCCGGCACCTGCTCCAGTGCTTGATGCTCTGGCAGACTCTCTGATCCCCCAGGCGGTGGCAGAGGTCAAGCCCAAGTCAAAGGTCAGCCAGGgtgacacacacatcacacctgagcaggagagCATCGAAGTAAAT AGGAGTGGAAAATCCAAATCCAAATCAAAG aaaCACGCAGCAGAGGACTCATCGGCCCTGGATCTCCTTTCTGACCAGCTGACAACAGACGTAGTTTCCACATCCTCCACAAAGAAGGGAGGCAAGAGATAG
- the cast gene encoding calpastatin isoform X11 gives MPHRKRGHGHKKPRGKAEESLPGADRQTSTSRISHKTASGSQSQHRQATSAAPAPVKHAQFETSASSTATSTAGAVKATDPAKAKTTPAQDTLKSSAITSSTSHTAKAGAKGGVSTDTKAKDTKPADTKVQREVGPPKSQAKAPALDIDPLDALAGTLPDESLRPTAPVYTGPEVTEAGLTTEEGVLVGERDDTLPEGYRKADLEKKAPAAKPEPKPTQKPLSTDAALDSLSAGFMSSAPPAPKKTETKVEDVAAIDALSAGFSNFAPPPPASTKSPAPPADKKAKVDKVSDDFSLMAGLSAPAPAPAPVLAPAGPKDASISLDALSALEDMLPTAEPVPESPKLRPEDIVTEEKTKKEKGVICGERDDTLPPDYRFTEEDLMKYPAPKPEPSMDPSDALDLLSGDFMTSSAAPAVQAPVITPSAPPQPPKVDDLSALDALAGDFVAAPAVAPAKISAPAPPPAAVRPATEGGMSLDALSALEDMLPTAEPVPESPKLRPEDIVTEDKTNKEKAVLCGERDDSLPPDYRFTEEDLKKYPAPKPEPSMDPSDALDLLSGDFMTSSAAPAVQAPVITPSAPPQPAASDFALDALAGDFVAPAVAPAAVQSSVCSAAERQLSSGTCDALDALSDTLMDTTPAPQPVPVAPKDIVKERTIEEEKLIKMGERDDTLPPEYRPSEDDLKAVPAVQPDVRPKQKSMDDTSALDLLSSDFSSSPIVPAVVPAAPVESSSLAPAPAPVLDALADSLIPQAVAEVKPKSKVSQGDTHITPEQESIEVNRSGKSKSKSKKHAAEDSSALDLLSDQLTTDVVSTSSTKKGGKR, from the exons tctcagCACAGACAGGCCACCTCAGCTGCACCAGCCCCAGTGAAGCATGCCCAATTTGAG ACGTCAGCAAGCTCCACAGCAACCTCCACTGCAGGGGCAGTGAAAGCTACAGACCCCGCGAAAGCCAAGACCACCCCAGCACAAGACACACTCAAG AGTTCTGCCATCACTTCAAGCACATCCCACACAGCTAAGGCGGGTGCTAAGGGTGGTGTGTCTACCGACACTAAAGCAAAGGACACTAAGCCAGCAGACACCAAG gTGCAGAGGGAGGTGGGCCCACCTAAATCACAAGCCAAGGCTCCG gcccTTGATATTGATCCATTAGATGCCCTGGCTGGTACTTTGCCTGATGAGTCTTTGAGACCCACCGCTCCCGTGTACACTGGGCCAGAAGTCACCGAG gctggATTAACGACAGAGGAGGGTGTgttagtgggggagagagatgacacACTTCCAGAGGGATACAGAAAAGCGGACCTG gAAAAGAAGGCACCAGCTGCCAAGCCAGAGCCAAAGCCCACACAG AAGCCCCTGAGCACAGACGCAGCCTTGGATTCACTGTCTGCAGGCTTCATGTCCTCCGCTCCCCCCGCACCAAAGAAGACAGAGACA AAAGTTGAGGATGTAGCAGCTATTGATGCCTTGTCAGCCGGTTTCTCAAACTTCGCACCACCACCCCCTGCTTCCACAAAG TCTCCTGCCCCTCCTGCTGATAAGAAAGCCAAAGTGGACAAG GTATCTGATGACTTCTCCCTGATGGCAGGACTGAgtgcccctgctcctgctcctgcccctgTGCTCGCCCCTGCCGGCCCCAAG GATGCCTCCATATCTCTGGATGCCCTGAGTGCCTTAGAGGACATGCTCCCAACAGCAGAGCCAGTGCCAGAGTCCCCCAAACTCAGACCTGAGGACATTGTAACG gaggagaagacaaagaaagagaagggtgtgatttgtggagagagagatgacacacTGCCCCCCGACTATCGCTTTACAGAGGAGGACCTCATGAAATACCCAGCCCCTAAGCCtgag CCCTCCATGGACCCGTCTGATGCTCTGGACCTGCTGTCTGGTGACTTCATGACATCCAGCGCTGCTCCTGCTGTCCAGGCCCCCGTCATCACCCCCTCTGCTCCCCCACAACCG cCTAAAGTTGATGATCTGTCTGCACTGGATGCTCTGGCTGGAGACTTTGTTGCTGCTCCTGCCGTTGCTCCTGCTAAG AtctctgcccctgcccctccccCAGCTGCCGTCAGACCTGCCACTGAAGgg gGTATGTCTCTGGATGCCCTGAGTGCCTTAGAGGACATGCTCCCCACAGCAGAGCCAGTGCCAGAGTCCCCCAAACTCAGACCTGAGGACATTGTAACG gaggaCAAGACGAATAAAGAGAAGGCTGTgctatgtggagagagagacgactCGCTGCCCCCTGACTACCGCTTTACAGAGGAGGATCTCAAGAAATACCCAGCCCCTAAGCCTGAG CCCTCCATGGACCCGTCTGATGCTCTGGACCTGCTGTCTGGTGACTTCATGACATCCAGTGCTGCTCCTGCTGTCCAGGCCCCCGTCATCACCCCCTCTGCTCCCCCACAACCG GCTGCATCTGACTTTGCCCTGGACGCGCTTGCTGGAGATTTCGTTGCTCCTGCTGTGGCTCCTGCAGCTGTTCAGTCCTCTGTGTGTTCAGCAGCTgagagacag tTGTCATCAGGGACGTGCGATGCTCTGGATGCCCTCTCAGATACGCTGATGGACACGACACCAGCTCCCCAGCCTGTCCCTGTAGCACCCAAAGACATCGTCAAG GAGAGGACCATTGAGGAGGAGAAGCTCATCAAGATGGGAGAAAGAGACGACACTCTGCCCCCAGAATACAGGCCAAGCGAGGACGACCTGAAG GCGGTACCTGCAGTCCAGCCCGATGTCAGGCCCAAACAG AAGTCCATGGATGACACATCAGCTCTGGATCTCCTCTCCAGTgacttctcttcctcccccatcGTCCCTGCTGTGGTGCCTGCAGCCCCCGTGGAGAGCTCTTCTCTC GCTCCGGCACCTGCTCCAGTGCTTGATGCTCTGGCAGACTCTCTGATCCCCCAGGCGGTGGCAGAGGTCAAGCCCAAGTCAAAGGTCAGCCAGGgtgacacacacatcacacctgagcaggagagCATCGAAGTAAAT AGGAGTGGAAAATCCAAATCCAAATCAAAG aaaCACGCAGCAGAGGACTCATCGGCCCTGGATCTCCTTTCTGACCAGCTGACAACAGACGTAGTTTCCACATCCTCCACAAAGAAGGGAGGCAAGAGATAG
- the cast gene encoding calpastatin isoform X18 — translation MGQIISWFRGPPTRDGQTLQDVAVEEQSQHRQATSAAPAPVKHAQFEVQREVGPPKSQAKAPALDIDPLDALAGTLPDESLRPTAPVYTGPEVTEAGLTTEEGVLVGERDDTLPEGYRKADLEKKAPAAKPEPKPTQKPLSTDAALDSLSAGFMSSAPPAPKKTETKVEDVAAIDALSAGFSNFAPPPPASTKSPAPPADKKAKVDKVSDDFSLMAGLSAPAPAPAPVLAPAGPKDASISLDALSALEDMLPTAEPVPESPKLRPEDIVTEEKTKKEKGVICGERDDTLPPDYRFTEEDLMKYPAPKPEPSMDPSDALDLLSGDFMTSSAAPAVQAPVITPSAPPQPPKVDDLSALDALAGDFVAAPAVAPAKISAPAPPPAAVRPATEGGMSLDALSALEDMLPTAEPVPESPKLRPEDIVTEDKTNKEKAVLCGERDDSLPPDYRFTEEDLKKYPAPKPEPSMDPSDALDLLSGDFMTSSAAPAVQAPVITPSAPPQPAASDFALDALAGDFVAPAVAPAAVQSSVCSAAERQLSSGTCDALDALSDTLMDTTPAPQPVPVAPKDIVKERTIEEEKLIKMGERDDTLPPEYRPSEDDLKAVPAVQPDVRPKQKSMDDTSALDLLSSDFSSSPIVPAVVPAAPVESSSLAPAPAPVLDALADSLIPQAVAEVKPKSKVSQGDTHITPEQESIEVNRSGKSKSKSKKHAAEDSSALDLLSDQLTTDVVSTSSTKKGGKR, via the exons tctcagCACAGACAGGCCACCTCAGCTGCACCAGCCCCAGTGAAGCATGCCCAATTTGAG gTGCAGAGGGAGGTGGGCCCACCTAAATCACAAGCCAAGGCTCCG gcccTTGATATTGATCCATTAGATGCCCTGGCTGGTACTTTGCCTGATGAGTCTTTGAGACCCACCGCTCCCGTGTACACTGGGCCAGAAGTCACCGAG gctggATTAACGACAGAGGAGGGTGTgttagtgggggagagagatgacacACTTCCAGAGGGATACAGAAAAGCGGACCTG gAAAAGAAGGCACCAGCTGCCAAGCCAGAGCCAAAGCCCACACAG AAGCCCCTGAGCACAGACGCAGCCTTGGATTCACTGTCTGCAGGCTTCATGTCCTCCGCTCCCCCCGCACCAAAGAAGACAGAGACA AAAGTTGAGGATGTAGCAGCTATTGATGCCTTGTCAGCCGGTTTCTCAAACTTCGCACCACCACCCCCTGCTTCCACAAAG TCTCCTGCCCCTCCTGCTGATAAGAAAGCCAAAGTGGACAAG GTATCTGATGACTTCTCCCTGATGGCAGGACTGAgtgcccctgctcctgctcctgcccctgTGCTCGCCCCTGCCGGCCCCAAG GATGCCTCCATATCTCTGGATGCCCTGAGTGCCTTAGAGGACATGCTCCCAACAGCAGAGCCAGTGCCAGAGTCCCCCAAACTCAGACCTGAGGACATTGTAACG gaggagaagacaaagaaagagaagggtgtgatttgtggagagagagatgacacacTGCCCCCCGACTATCGCTTTACAGAGGAGGACCTCATGAAATACCCAGCCCCTAAGCCtgag CCCTCCATGGACCCGTCTGATGCTCTGGACCTGCTGTCTGGTGACTTCATGACATCCAGCGCTGCTCCTGCTGTCCAGGCCCCCGTCATCACCCCCTCTGCTCCCCCACAACCG cCTAAAGTTGATGATCTGTCTGCACTGGATGCTCTGGCTGGAGACTTTGTTGCTGCTCCTGCCGTTGCTCCTGCTAAG AtctctgcccctgcccctccccCAGCTGCCGTCAGACCTGCCACTGAAGgg gGTATGTCTCTGGATGCCCTGAGTGCCTTAGAGGACATGCTCCCCACAGCAGAGCCAGTGCCAGAGTCCCCCAAACTCAGACCTGAGGACATTGTAACG gaggaCAAGACGAATAAAGAGAAGGCTGTgctatgtggagagagagacgactCGCTGCCCCCTGACTACCGCTTTACAGAGGAGGATCTCAAGAAATACCCAGCCCCTAAGCCTGAG CCCTCCATGGACCCGTCTGATGCTCTGGACCTGCTGTCTGGTGACTTCATGACATCCAGTGCTGCTCCTGCTGTCCAGGCCCCCGTCATCACCCCCTCTGCTCCCCCACAACCG GCTGCATCTGACTTTGCCCTGGACGCGCTTGCTGGAGATTTCGTTGCTCCTGCTGTGGCTCCTGCAGCTGTTCAGTCCTCTGTGTGTTCAGCAGCTgagagacag tTGTCATCAGGGACGTGCGATGCTCTGGATGCCCTCTCAGATACGCTGATGGACACGACACCAGCTCCCCAGCCTGTCCCTGTAGCACCCAAAGACATCGTCAAG GAGAGGACCATTGAGGAGGAGAAGCTCATCAAGATGGGAGAAAGAGACGACACTCTGCCCCCAGAATACAGGCCAAGCGAGGACGACCTGAAG GCGGTACCTGCAGTCCAGCCCGATGTCAGGCCCAAACAG AAGTCCATGGATGACACATCAGCTCTGGATCTCCTCTCCAGTgacttctcttcctcccccatcGTCCCTGCTGTGGTGCCTGCAGCCCCCGTGGAGAGCTCTTCTCTC GCTCCGGCACCTGCTCCAGTGCTTGATGCTCTGGCAGACTCTCTGATCCCCCAGGCGGTGGCAGAGGTCAAGCCCAAGTCAAAGGTCAGCCAGGgtgacacacacatcacacctgagcaggagagCATCGAAGTAAAT AGGAGTGGAAAATCCAAATCCAAATCAAAG aaaCACGCAGCAGAGGACTCATCGGCCCTGGATCTCCTTTCTGACCAGCTGACAACAGACGTAGTTTCCACATCCTCCACAAAGAAGGGAGGCAAGAGATAG